From Streptomyces yatensis, one genomic window encodes:
- a CDS encoding peptidylprolyl isomerase, translated as MVSNEQRRRQLAREKYLRQQQRRESARHKTRQRNVVIAAVLAVVLAGGGAIAATGALSGSDKDKTKDDAAASGTPSAAPTSKAPDPCAKEAKAVADKKPKKLSWKKEPALTVDESASYTMKLETTCGDISVAMDAGKAPHTVNSFGFLAGKGYFDHTKCHRLVNSGIFVLQCGDPQGTGAGGPGYTLPDENLKDPSIKGGKYPAGTVAMANQYNPQTKQGKNTGGSQFFLVYKESELPPYYTPFGTVDKAGMKVLKKIADAGAGAPDQTMNTAPNASVVINKATVGKS; from the coding sequence GTGGTCAGTAACGAGCAGCGGCGGCGGCAACTCGCCCGGGAGAAGTACCTTCGCCAGCAGCAGCGGCGCGAATCCGCCCGGCACAAGACGCGCCAGCGCAATGTCGTGATCGCCGCCGTGCTGGCCGTGGTCCTGGCCGGTGGCGGTGCCATCGCGGCCACGGGCGCGCTGTCCGGGAGCGACAAGGACAAGACGAAGGACGACGCCGCCGCGTCCGGCACCCCCTCGGCCGCCCCCACCAGCAAGGCGCCGGACCCCTGTGCCAAGGAGGCGAAGGCGGTCGCGGACAAGAAGCCGAAGAAGCTGTCGTGGAAGAAGGAGCCTGCGCTCACGGTCGACGAGTCGGCCTCCTACACGATGAAGCTGGAGACGACCTGCGGGGACATCTCCGTGGCCATGGACGCCGGCAAGGCGCCGCACACGGTCAACTCCTTCGGCTTCCTGGCGGGCAAGGGCTACTTCGACCACACCAAGTGCCACCGGCTGGTGAACTCGGGGATCTTCGTGCTGCAGTGCGGTGACCCGCAGGGCACCGGCGCGGGCGGCCCCGGCTACACCCTGCCGGACGAGAACCTGAAGGACCCCTCGATCAAGGGCGGAAAGTACCCGGCCGGGACCGTCGCCATGGCCAACCAGTACAACCCGCAGACCAAGCAGGGCAAGAACACCGGCGGCAGCCAGTTCTTCCTGGTCTACAAGGAGAGCGAGCTCCCGCCGTACTACACGCCCTTCGGCACCGTGGACAAGGCGGGGATGAAGGTCCTGAAGAAGATCGCCGACGCCGGTGCGGGAGCCCCGGACCAGACGATGAACACCGCCCCCAACGCCAGCGTCGTGATCAACAAGGCGACGGTCGGCAAGTCCTGA
- a CDS encoding adenine phosphoribosyltransferase produces the protein MTETTKTTADSPDGSGAAAAEELRTLLLSRIQDVPDYPKPGVMFKDITPLLADAAAFGALTEALAELCVRYRADKVVGLEARGFILAAPAAVRAGIGFVPVRKAGKLPGATLGQAYELEYGTAEIEIHADALEPGDRVLVIDDVLATGGTAEASLRLIRRAGAQIAGVAVLLELGFLDGRGRLLAALDSAPLEALITV, from the coding sequence ATGACCGAGACGACGAAGACCACGGCGGACAGTCCCGACGGATCCGGCGCGGCCGCCGCCGAGGAGCTGCGCACGCTGCTCCTCAGCCGGATCCAGGACGTGCCGGACTACCCCAAGCCGGGCGTGATGTTCAAGGACATCACCCCGCTGCTCGCCGACGCCGCCGCCTTCGGCGCGCTCACCGAGGCGCTCGCCGAGCTGTGCGTCCGGTACCGGGCGGACAAGGTGGTGGGCCTGGAGGCCCGCGGCTTCATCCTCGCCGCCCCGGCCGCCGTCCGCGCCGGAATCGGCTTCGTACCGGTCCGCAAGGCCGGCAAGCTCCCGGGGGCGACGCTCGGTCAGGCGTACGAGCTGGAGTACGGCACCGCCGAGATCGAGATACACGCCGACGCGCTGGAGCCCGGCGACCGGGTCCTGGTGATCGACGACGTCCTGGCCACCGGCGGCACCGCCGAGGCGTCCCTGCGGCTCATCCGGCGGGCCGGCGCCCAGATCGCCGGGGTCGCCGTGCTGCTGGAGCTCGGCTTCCTCGACGGCCGCGGCCGGCTGCTGGCCGCGCTCGACAGCGCCCCGCTGGAGGCCCTGATCACGGTCTGA
- a CDS encoding DUF349 domain-containing protein, giving the protein MSSEPWGRVDEAGTVYVRTADGEQVVGSWQAGSPEEALAYFERKYDGLVVEIGLLERRVKTTDLSAKDATAAIDHIRHQVDEHHVVGDLDALRKRLDKLAGDVEARREQRKAAKAVQADEARRAKEDLVAEAEQLAASEQWRAAGERLRALVDTWKGLPRLDRKTDDELWHRFSHARSAFSKRRKAHFAALDAQREEARQTKEKLVAEAEALSGSTDWGPTAARYRELMADWKAAGRAQREAEEDLWNRFRGAQDIFFQGRSEVFAERDAEQRENLTRKEELVVEAEKLLPISDLKAARAAFRSVNERWEAIGHVPRDARARIEGRIHAVERAIQEAEEAEWRRTNPEARARAQGLTGQLQDAVDKLRTQIDAARAAGNNAKADKLSRELEGRQALLDQALKGLQEFGG; this is encoded by the coding sequence GTGAGCAGCGAGCCTTGGGGCCGCGTCGACGAGGCGGGGACCGTATACGTGCGGACGGCCGACGGTGAGCAGGTCGTCGGATCGTGGCAGGCGGGATCGCCGGAAGAGGCCCTCGCCTACTTCGAGCGCAAGTACGACGGTCTGGTCGTCGAGATCGGTCTCCTCGAGCGCCGGGTCAAGACCACCGATCTGTCGGCCAAGGACGCGACGGCGGCCATCGACCACATCCGGCACCAGGTCGACGAGCACCACGTGGTCGGCGATCTGGACGCGCTGAGGAAGCGGCTCGACAAGCTCGCCGGGGACGTCGAGGCCCGCCGCGAGCAGCGCAAGGCGGCCAAGGCGGTCCAGGCCGACGAGGCCCGCAGGGCCAAGGAGGACCTGGTCGCCGAGGCCGAGCAGCTGGCGGCCAGCGAGCAGTGGCGGGCGGCCGGGGAGCGGCTGCGCGCCCTGGTGGACACCTGGAAGGGCCTGCCGCGCCTGGACCGCAAGACGGACGACGAGCTGTGGCACCGCTTCTCGCACGCCCGCTCGGCGTTCTCCAAGCGCCGCAAGGCCCATTTCGCGGCCCTGGACGCACAGCGCGAGGAGGCCCGGCAGACCAAGGAGAAGCTGGTCGCCGAGGCCGAGGCGCTCTCCGGCTCCACCGACTGGGGTCCGACCGCGGCCCGGTACCGGGAGCTGATGGCGGACTGGAAGGCCGCGGGCCGTGCGCAGCGGGAGGCCGAGGAGGACCTGTGGAACCGCTTCCGCGGTGCGCAGGACATCTTCTTCCAGGGGCGCAGCGAGGTCTTCGCGGAGCGCGACGCCGAGCAGCGGGAGAATCTCACCCGTAAGGAGGAGCTCGTCGTCGAGGCCGAGAAGCTGCTGCCGATCTCGGACCTGAAGGCGGCCCGCGCGGCCTTCCGCTCGGTCAACGAGCGGTGGGAGGCCATCGGCCATGTGCCGAGGGACGCCCGGGCCCGGATCGAGGGCCGGATCCACGCGGTGGAGCGCGCCATCCAGGAGGCCGAGGAGGCGGAGTGGCGGCGGACCAACCCCGAGGCGCGGGCACGCGCCCAGGGGCTCACCGGCCAGCTGCAGGACGCCGTCGACAAGCTGCGTACCCAGATCGACGCGGCCCGCGCGGCGGGGAACAACGCGAAGGCCGACAAGCTCTCCAGGGAGCTGGAGGGCCGGCAGGCGCTGCTGGACCAGGCGCTGAAGGGTCTGCAGGAGTTCGGCGGCTGA
- a CDS encoding RelA/SpoT family protein, whose amino-acid sequence MPDEAQPLSPKVRPGGTPSAQPDAPTAAEPTAASGVPKNSGDSPVRRGPEQTSPKPPTGRSSNLPATTPPARPVQSPAPRSGSSNRVRARLARLGVQRSSPYNPVLEPLLRIVRANDPKAEASTLRQIERAYQVAERWHRGQKRKSGDPYITHPLAVTTILAELGMDPATLMAGLLHDTVEDTEYGLDTLRRDFGDQVALLVDGVTKLDKVKFGEAAQAETVRKMVVAMARDPRVLVIKLADRLHNMRTMRYLKREKQEKKARETLEIYAPLAHRLGMNTIKWELEDLAFAILYPKMYDEIVRLVAERAPKRDEYLAVVTDQVQGDLRAARIKATVTGRPKHYYSVYQKMIVRGRDFAEIYDLVGIRVLVDTVRDCYAALGTIHARWNPVPGRFKDYIAMPKFNMYQSLHTTVIGPSGKPVELQIRTFDMHRRAEYGIAAHWKYKQEAVAGASKVRTDVPRKAGKDDAINDMAWLRQLLDWQKETEDPGEFLESLRFDLSRNEVFVFTPKGDVIALPAGATPVDFAYAVHTEVGHRTIGARVNGRLVPLESTLDNGDLVEVFTSKAAGAGPSRDWLGFVKSPRARNKIRAWFSKERRDEAIEQGKDAIVRAMRKQNLPIQRILTGDSLVTLAHEMRYPDISALYAAIGEGHVSAQNVVQKLVQALGGEEAANEDIAETAPPIRRTKRRSSADPGVVVKGVEDVWVKLARCCTPVPGDPIIGFVTRGSGVSVHRADCVNVDSLSQQPERILDVEWAPTQSSVFLVAIQVEALDRSRLLSDVTRVLSDQHVNILSAAVQTSRDRVATSRFTFEMGDPKHLGHVLKAVRGVEGVYDVYRVTSARAR is encoded by the coding sequence TTGCCAGACGAGGCCCAGCCGCTCTCGCCCAAAGTCCGTCCGGGCGGAACCCCCTCCGCACAGCCGGACGCGCCCACCGCCGCCGAACCGACGGCGGCCTCCGGCGTGCCCAAGAACAGCGGCGACAGCCCGGTCCGGCGCGGCCCCGAGCAGACGAGCCCGAAGCCCCCCACGGGCCGCTCCAGTAACCTGCCCGCCACCACGCCCCCCGCGCGCCCCGTACAGAGCCCCGCGCCCCGCTCCGGCTCGTCCAACCGCGTCCGGGCCCGCCTGGCACGCCTGGGCGTCCAGCGCTCCAGCCCGTACAACCCGGTGCTGGAGCCGCTGCTGCGGATCGTGCGCGCGAATGACCCCAAGGCGGAGGCCTCGACGCTGCGCCAGATCGAGCGCGCGTACCAGGTGGCCGAGCGCTGGCACCGCGGCCAGAAGCGCAAGAGCGGCGATCCGTACATCACCCACCCCCTCGCGGTGACCACGATCCTGGCCGAGCTGGGTATGGATCCGGCCACTTTGATGGCCGGGCTGCTGCATGACACCGTCGAGGACACCGAGTACGGCCTGGACACCCTGCGCCGCGACTTCGGCGACCAGGTGGCCCTGCTCGTGGACGGCGTCACCAAGCTGGACAAGGTCAAGTTCGGCGAGGCGGCCCAGGCCGAGACCGTGCGCAAGATGGTCGTCGCCATGGCCCGGGACCCCCGGGTGCTGGTCATCAAGCTGGCCGACCGGCTGCACAACATGCGCACCATGCGCTACCTCAAGCGGGAGAAGCAGGAGAAGAAGGCCCGCGAGACCCTCGAGATCTACGCCCCGCTCGCCCATCGCCTGGGCATGAACACCATCAAATGGGAGCTGGAGGACCTCGCCTTCGCGATCCTCTACCCCAAGATGTACGACGAGATCGTGCGGCTGGTCGCCGAGCGGGCCCCCAAGCGCGACGAGTACCTGGCCGTCGTCACCGACCAGGTCCAGGGCGATCTGCGGGCGGCGCGGATCAAGGCGACCGTCACCGGCCGGCCGAAGCACTACTACTCCGTCTACCAGAAGATGATCGTGCGCGGCCGCGACTTCGCCGAGATCTACGACCTGGTCGGCATCCGGGTGCTCGTCGACACCGTCCGCGACTGCTACGCGGCGCTCGGGACCATCCACGCGCGGTGGAACCCGGTGCCCGGGCGGTTCAAGGACTACATCGCGATGCCCAAGTTCAACATGTACCAGTCGCTGCACACGACGGTCATCGGGCCCAGCGGCAAGCCGGTCGAGCTGCAGATCCGCACCTTCGACATGCACCGCCGCGCCGAGTACGGCATCGCCGCGCACTGGAAGTACAAGCAGGAGGCGGTGGCCGGCGCCTCCAAGGTGCGCACCGATGTGCCCCGTAAGGCGGGCAAGGACGACGCCATCAACGACATGGCGTGGCTGCGGCAGCTCCTGGACTGGCAGAAGGAGACCGAGGACCCGGGCGAGTTCCTGGAGTCCCTGCGCTTCGACCTGTCCCGCAACGAGGTCTTCGTCTTCACGCCCAAGGGCGACGTCATAGCGCTTCCGGCCGGGGCCACCCCGGTCGACTTCGCCTACGCCGTGCACACCGAGGTCGGTCACCGCACCATCGGGGCGCGGGTCAACGGGCGGCTGGTGCCGCTGGAGTCCACCCTCGACAACGGCGATCTGGTGGAGGTCTTCACCTCGAAGGCGGCGGGTGCCGGACCGTCCCGCGACTGGCTGGGCTTCGTCAAGTCGCCCCGCGCCCGTAACAAGATCCGCGCCTGGTTCTCCAAGGAGCGCCGCGACGAGGCCATCGAACAGGGCAAGGACGCCATCGTCCGGGCGATGCGCAAGCAGAACCTGCCCATCCAGCGGATCCTGACCGGGGACTCGCTGGTCACCCTCGCCCATGAGATGCGCTACCCCGACATCTCCGCGCTCTACGCCGCCATCGGCGAGGGCCATGTCTCCGCGCAGAACGTGGTGCAGAAGCTGGTCCAGGCGCTCGGCGGCGAGGAGGCGGCCAACGAGGACATCGCCGAGACCGCCCCGCCCATCCGCCGCACCAAGCGCCGCTCCAGCGCCGATCCGGGCGTCGTGGTCAAGGGCGTCGAGGATGTGTGGGTCAAGCTGGCCCGCTGCTGTACGCCGGTCCCCGGCGACCCCATCATCGGCTTCGTCACCCGCGGCAGCGGCGTCTCGGTGCACCGCGCCGACTGCGTCAACGTGGACTCGCTCTCCCAGCAGCCCGAGCGCATCCTCGACGTCGAATGGGCGCCCACCCAGTCGTCGGTCTTCCTGGTCGCCATCCAGGTCGAGGCGCTGGACCGGTCCCGGCTGCTGTCGGACGTCACCCGCGTCCTGTCCGACCAGCACGTCAACATCCTCTCGGCGGCCGTGCAGACCTCCCGCGACCGCGTGGCCACCTCGCGCTTCACCTTCGAGATGGGCGACCCCAAGCACCTGGGCCACGTCCTGAAGGCCGTACGGGGCGTCGAGGGCGTCTACGACGTCTACCGGGTCACCTCGGCCCGCGCCCGCTGA